A stretch of DNA from Candidatus Aenigmatarchaeota archaeon:
AGGGATAATGCAAGAGAGGGATAGGGCAATAGCCAAGGTATCAGTGATAGGTTTCATCGACAATAGAGATGTTGTCCAAAAACCCAGAATGCCATTCAAACCAGGATCATTGGTTTATAGTGCTGATGATGGGTTAATAAAAAAAGTTCTTGGCCTAAAAAGTTCTGGTTTCTATATAGGACTTCTTGAAAATTCTGAAAATCTGAAAATATATCTGGACCCAAAAAAGATCATCACAAAACACCTGGCAGTTTTAGCAAAAACTGGGATGGGAAAATCATATTTCATCGGAGTACTTCTGGAAGAATTCATAGAAAACAAGATACCAGCAGTAGTCATAGATCCACATGGGGAATATATGTCCCTCATGAAACCAAACAGCAAGAAGGAAGAGATAAAGTATATGGACAAGTATGGAATTGAACCTAAGGGGTATAAGAATGAGATAGAAGTATATTCATTGGAAAAGAACCTTTCTCAAGGGACAAAAAGACTGACATTGGATGGGAGGTTAACGCCTATTGAAATATTCGAGATGCTCCCCTTCAAACTGACACCAAGTCAGCTTAGCATTATTTATTCAGTTGTGAGGGAGACAGAAACAAAGAAAAGATTTACATTGGAAGACCTTAAAAGGGATATTTTAAGATCAAACAGCAAATCCAAGTGGAATGTTATTACAGTTATAGATTATTTGATTGGGACCAAACTTTTTGATCCAATAAAATACATCAAACCATCTGACCTAGTTAAAAGGGACAAATTAACAATAATAAACCTAAAGGGTGTAGAACCTGATATACAACAATTGGTTGTTTACAAGATAGTTAGGGATCTGTTTGAAGCAAGGAAACACGACAAGATACCACCCTTCCTTTTGGTTGTTGAAGAAGCACACAATTTTTGCCCTGAAAGGGGTTTTGGAGGACAAGCCATCTCTTCCCAGATTTTAAGAACCATTGCATCAGAAGGAAGGAAATTTGGGATGGGTTTGGCTGTGGTTTCCCAGAGACCTGCAAGGGTTGAAAAGAACGTGTTATCCCAGTGCAACACCCAGGTCTTCCTGAGGATTACAAATCCAAACGACATAAAAACAATCATGGAATCTGTTGAAGGTATAACCAAGGGAATTGAAAATGAATTGAAGGCCTTACCAATTGGGACTGCACTAATAGTTGGTGTGATAGAACAGCCATTGCTGGTTGATATAAGAATCAAGAGATCCGATCATGGAGGGGCAGCAATGGTTGGGGAAAAGAAAACAAAATCTGAAGATTCTGACACCTTATTTTACTTTCCAAAGTTCTTGGAAGATGATGTCAAGGGCAGTGTGAAGAGGTTGGAACAATTCAAGTTGATATACTATCCAATATGGAAGTTGATTTGTAAATTCAAATTGAAAGGGGAAGAAAAAATAGATGACTTATTTATAGACGGGATAACAGGTGAATTGGTCTATCTTAAAAATGACATGATAAACAGAACATCCGGCCTTCCGGAAATAGTTGAACTGAAAGTAAAGGAAAAGGTTGTCCTACTTTACTTGAACAGCTATGGAAACTCAACCTTTGAGGAGATGGTTGAAAAACTGAAAATCGGGAGAACCGAGTTGCAGAAAATCTTGTCAATACTAGAAGAAAAGGATATGATAAAGGAAGAAAACAAAACATACAAGAGTTTGATCAAGATAAATTTTGAAGAGATAGTCAAGAGCCCTCTCAAGAAAGATACAGTTACATACAAACACTCGGGTGAATTGGTTCCATTCAAGATGAATGAAGGTTATGTCAATAGAGTTTTAAGTTTGTTCAGCCCGGATGCAGTTGAAAGAAAAAAACTATATTATCCATATTGGCTGATATTCTATGATGATGGAAAGGTTGATGTTGTTGATGCTTTAACAGGAGAACGGGATGACTTTTTGTCAGAGGGTTCTTTTCAGGATTTTGGTTTCGAGTAGCTTCTCTTTGTTTTTCTAGTTATTGATTTAGGGGTAGATTTTTCTTCCATCTTAAATTTTCTCATAGCATATGTGACAGGGTTTTTCAAATTATTGCAGCATTCATCTTTAACATCTCCTACTATATTTTTGTAGTAGTTGTCATTATCACAGTTAGGGGGTAGAAGGGTTTTAGGTTGTCTCTTATGCCATTTCAATTGGGTTTTTATATAGTTTTTAGGGAGTTGCTTTTGGTTTCTTTCATTCCATTCCTCTATTTCTTTTTCAATCTTTTCCCATGACCAACCCATGTTTTGGAGAAAGGTTGTTAGTACAAAAAGGGCCCTTTTTCTTCCATCAGGAAGTCCACCTAACATCTTTAGTATGCATGGAGGGAAATATTTCTTTGGAATTTCATTTACCATTCTTTTAGGTCCTCGATACTCATCTCTTTCTTCAATTCCCATTTTTTGAGACCAATCGAGGGCTTCTATAACTAACCCAGTAGCCTCTTTAACCTGAGTCTTGATTGCAAGAAAACTTTCATTTACTTGGATTTTTGAAGGTTCGGCATCTTCCTTTCTAAAATCATCAAGTCTCTCAAGAGTTAAAGGGAGGCTCACCAAAAGTGATTTTTCATGGAGGCTATATGGTAGGCGGAACATGTGTCTGGGAGAAGCAACCATCCTGTCTATTTCCACTATTTTCAGAGGATCTAACCCATCCTCATCTAAACAATCATCTAGGTTCTTGCCAACTCTCTCAGCAAGTTTTACGGGATTGTCTAACTCTAGAAGTTTTTCTTTCAGATCTTCCTTGACATAATTTTTCAAATAGTCTATAATTATTCTTGGGACATCTGGGTAACCATTTTCAATTTCCCTTTCATTTATCTTTTTTGGCATTATTTCAAATGGCAATCCTATATGGAAACCCTTACCACCAGTGAATTTTATTGAATAGTTTTTAATACCATGGTCTTCAAGAGAATGGCATATTACTTTTGTTGTTATTTTTGATATCTCAAAATCAGGGCAATCAGGATCAATTATAAGGTCCCAGCCTATCCTCAATTTATTCATCTGGGATGTGGTCATTCCAGTTTCAAGGGACATTGGATTAGACCATCTCTCAACAGAGCCATGAAAACTGACAACTCCTTTTTTAACCATTTCTATGATGTCATCAGCATATGTCAGGGTATTAGGCCTCCTGTCAAAATTTCCAGATTCATAGACTCCTACAACCTCACGGTTTTTAGAAGATTCTAGCAGGGCTTCTTGTACATCCTTATTCAAATAATATTTCCAAACCTTAGAAAGTGTCATGAATTCTTATTGGGTTTGAAGGGATAAATTGGTTTTTTGTTGATTCATATATTTTTTGTGAGGGATTTTTTATTGAAAATAAAGAAGATTATAAGTGATGTTATTATTATCATACCTAGGATGATAGCAAGCCAGGAAAGATTTATTTTTGATATATAACCTGTGATTTTATTTCTTTTATCATCAGATGGGTTAAACCCTCTCTTATTTTCAAGATTTAAATCATCGTCTGATTGAAAAATTGATTTAATTGCACTCGAAATAATCTTTAGTGGTTTGGAAATTTCATTCTCCTTTTCTTCATTACCTTTGATTAAAACTTTTAGTGAAATTTCCCTTTCTTGGAAGACAGAAATCTCATTTTTTAAATCCCCGGCCTTTATCAATAAAACAATTTTATATTCGCCTGGTTGGCTGTTTTTAGGAACTTTTACAAAAACTTTTACAGTTTCTGTCTTCACATTTCCCTTTCCAGGAATCTCCAGATATTCTCCCTCAGTATATGGAGGATAAGATATTGGTGTTGGATTTAAATAAAAATCTTTAGATTTGATTATCACATCCCAGTCTTTAGGAATGTCTTTTACAATAATATTGACACTATATGAATCATCTCCAAGATTCCAAAATAGTAGGGTAAAATGTCCAGTCTCACCATTTACTACAGAAATACGATCATTTTTAGGGGTGACACCAAAATTAAAAGAAAATATCATTGGAGTTAGTAATATTAATGTTAAAAATGATACCCAATACTTCATTCAACCACTCTCGTTTATTTTAATTGTGATGTTTCCCCTATATGAACCAGCAGCCACTAGTGGTGTGTTCAACCAATAATAGGTGGTTATGTTTTTTTCCTCTTCTGGGTTGTGATATAGTAGCGTGTATTCTTTGGTCATGTTTTCAGATGTTAAATAATCATCTA
This window harbors:
- a CDS encoding ATP-binding protein; this translates as MLVGKIVGKTSPEMFYFEVSDVIRKMDFVATRDPERHLVLGRVEGIMQERDRAIAKVSVIGFIDNRDVVQKPRMPFKPGSLVYSADDGLIKKVLGLKSSGFYIGLLENSENLKIYLDPKKIITKHLAVLAKTGMGKSYFIGVLLEEFIENKIPAVVIDPHGEYMSLMKPNSKKEEIKYMDKYGIEPKGYKNEIEVYSLEKNLSQGTKRLTLDGRLTPIEIFEMLPFKLTPSQLSIIYSVVRETETKKRFTLEDLKRDILRSNSKSKWNVITVIDYLIGTKLFDPIKYIKPSDLVKRDKLTIINLKGVEPDIQQLVVYKIVRDLFEARKHDKIPPFLLVVEEAHNFCPERGFGGQAISSQILRTIASEGRKFGMGLAVVSQRPARVEKNVLSQCNTQVFLRITNPNDIKTIMESVEGITKGIENELKALPIGTALIVGVIEQPLLVDIRIKRSDHGGAAMVGEKKTKSEDSDTLFYFPKFLEDDVKGSVKRLEQFKLIYYPIWKLICKFKLKGEEKIDDLFIDGITGELVYLKNDMINRTSGLPEIVELKVKEKVVLLYLNSYGNSTFEEMVEKLKIGRTELQKILSILEEKDMIKEENKTYKSLIKINFEEIVKSPLKKDTVTYKHSGELVPFKMNEGYVNRVLSLFSPDAVERKKLYYPYWLIFYDDGKVDVVDALTGERDDFLSEGSFQDFGFE